A part of Chanos chanos chromosome 9, fChaCha1.1, whole genome shotgun sequence genomic DNA contains:
- the LOC115820620 gene encoding complement factor H-related protein 3-like, whose product MKSNLFVVFLYVCVSVDRSSTDNVAELESNIFLQPGQSVRVICSQGSMTVENGQNSKKVLCQTNEKRYCGLPPAAESADVTDTLKDQYQDGERVKYQCQALHTISGNPYMTCSDGQWTGTIRCMKSCTVTAEEMDQNKIHLAHGPQRKIYLAHLDFISFKCNWWKSLQADSPGLRQQCIDGVMPLPRCA is encoded by the exons ATGAAATCAAATCTATTCGTTGTttttctctatgtctgtgtgagtgtggatcGTTCATCTACAGACAATG TGGCTGAGCTCGAGAGCAATATCTTTTTGCAACCTGGACAGAGTGTAAGAGTGATCTGTTCTCAAGGCTCCATGACTGTTGAAAATGGACAGAATTCAAAAAAAGTTCTCTGTCAGACCAATG aaaaaagGTACTGCGGTCTGCCACCGGCCGCTGAGTCTGCAGATGTCACCGACACTCTGAAAGACCAGTATCAGGATGGGGAAAGAGTGAAATATCAATGTCAGGCATTGCACACAATCTCTGGAAATCCCTACATGACCTGCAGTGATGGCCAATGGACAGGAACAATAAGATGCATGA AGTCCTGTACAGTCACAGCTGAGGAAATGGATCAGAATAAGATACACCTTGCCCATGGTCCCCAAAGAAAAATATACTTGGCACATTTGGATTTTATCTCCTTCAAATGCAACTGGTGGAAATCTCTGCAGGCAGACAGTCCTGGCCTCCGACAGCAGTGTATTGACGGTGTTATGCCTTTGCCTCGTTGTGCCTAA